The Lagopus muta isolate bLagMut1 chromosome 8, bLagMut1 primary, whole genome shotgun sequence genome contains a region encoding:
- the MMADHC gene encoding cobalamin trafficking protein CblD, with translation MANVLCNRARLVTYLPGFYSLVKRVVNPKAFSTAGSSGSDEPHVAATPPDLCPRTVWPDEVMGPFGPQDQRFQLPGNIGFDCHLNGTAAQRKSQASKSLPDVLAEPSPNERHEFVMAQYINEFQGSDVPQKQQVNNAEMYFENAKVECAVQACPELLRKDFESMFPEVNANHLTVLTVTQKTKNDMTVWSQEVEDEREMLLENFINGAKEICYAICSEGYWADFIDPSSGLAFFGPYTNNTLFETDERYRHFGFSVDDLGCCKVIRHNIWGTHVVVGSIFTNAEPDSPIMRKLSGN, from the exons ATGGCCAAC GTGCTCTGTAACAGAGCAAGATTGGTCACCTACCTACCAGGGTTTTATTCCTTAGTCAAAAGAGTTGTAAATCCCAAGGCTTTTTCTACAGCAGGTTCCTCTGGCTCAGACGAGCCTCATGTTGCTGCTACACCTCCTGATTTAT GTCCAAGAACCGTATGGCCCGATGAAGTGATGGGTCCATTTGGTCCTCAGGACCAGAGATTCCAGTTGCCTGGTAATATTGGTTTTGACTGTCACCTAAATGGTACTGCTGCCCAGAGGAAAAGCCAAGCCTCAAAAAGTCTGCCTGATGTATTAGCAGAGCCTTCACCAAATGAAAGGCATGAATTTGTAATGGCACAATACATAAATGAATTTCAG ggTTCTGATGTTCCACAGAAACAGCAAGTAAATAatgctgaaatgtattttgaaaatgcaaaagtGGAATGTGCAGTACAAGCTTGTCCTGAACTGCTACGGAAAG ACTTCGAATCAATGTTTCCAGAAGTGAATGCCAACCATTTAACAGTACTGACTGTTACCCAGAAGACTAAAAATGACATGACTGTATGGAGTCAAGAAGTGGAAGATGAGAGAGAAATGCTGTTAGAAAAT tTCATTAATGGTGCCAAAGAAATCTGCTATGCAATCTGTTCTGAAGGCTATTGGGCTGACTTCATTGATCCCTCCTCAGGACTGGCA TTTTTTGGACCTTACACAAACAACACTCTGTTTGAGACAGATGAACGCTACCGCCACTTTGGATTCTCTGTCGATGACCTTGGCTGCTGCAAAGTTATTCGTCATAACATCTGGGGTACTCATGTTGTTGTGGGAAGCATTTTCACTAACGCTGAACCTGACAGCCCTATCATGAGAAAACTAAGTGGGAATTAA